A single genomic interval of Terriglobus albidus harbors:
- a CDS encoding DUF1772 domain-containing protein, producing the protein MSPRVIVPLTLFCIAGSAADGGAYFAFSTFVMQGLQRLPVDAAVTAMQQIDLTAVNPWFALALFGTGLASLALATQVIRKQPGRSSMLTAVALYLLSLAVTFGCNVPLNNTLASADAHAANAAQTWAAFYNVWMLWNHTRTILALASTVFFAIALARYEQGETA; encoded by the coding sequence ATGAGTCCACGAGTCATCGTTCCCCTGACGCTCTTTTGTATCGCCGGCAGCGCCGCCGATGGCGGAGCCTACTTTGCCTTCTCAACCTTCGTGATGCAGGGCTTGCAGCGGCTGCCTGTCGATGCAGCGGTCACGGCCATGCAGCAGATCGATCTTACGGCGGTGAATCCCTGGTTTGCTTTGGCATTGTTCGGCACCGGCCTGGCTTCGCTGGCGCTGGCAACGCAAGTGATTCGGAAGCAGCCGGGCCGAAGCTCGATGCTGACGGCTGTCGCCTTGTACCTGCTGTCGCTCGCCGTGACCTTCGGATGCAACGTTCCGTTGAACAACACCCTGGCAAGCGCCGACGCTCATGCTGCGAATGCAGCGCAGACATGGGCAGCGTTTTACAACGTGTGGATGCTGTGGAACCACACCCGAACCATCCTGGCGCTGGCCTCCACGGTGTTCTTTGCCATCGCTCTTGCGCGGTACGAACAAGGAGAGACAGCATGA
- a CDS encoding AraC family transcriptional regulator — protein sequence MRQAADANWISEIASNAAALCRTRTSAPWGMGIATYDGVMFHYVVEGSCWLRGSAVPTLELEAGDLVLVPQGLDHDILSSLDVTPEPLEDFLHCPSRPITGETVSTLLCGVYLSGIKMVHPVLNALPPAIYFSREEIERNPSLSSTLRQLTAESEAPAPGSETLIQHLLDALFVYIVRAWSASISDNLPGWAAALRDPNLSRAVTAIHASPGHPWTVQTLAAEAGQSRAAFARHFSARMGEAPLAYLTRWRMVLAARLLLGRETSLAEVAEHVGYESEFAFSRAFKRTYGVAPASYRRTCLRDLYLTR from the coding sequence ATGAGACAGGCTGCCGACGCGAATTGGATCAGTGAGATCGCGAGCAATGCCGCGGCGCTGTGCCGTACGCGCACGTCCGCTCCATGGGGCATGGGCATCGCCACCTACGACGGCGTCATGTTTCATTACGTGGTTGAAGGTTCCTGCTGGCTGCGCGGCTCCGCTGTGCCGACGCTTGAACTTGAGGCCGGTGATCTTGTGCTGGTGCCACAGGGACTGGATCATGACATCCTCTCGAGCCTCGATGTCACTCCCGAACCGCTTGAGGATTTTCTGCATTGCCCGTCACGGCCCATCACCGGAGAGACGGTCAGCACGCTGCTCTGCGGCGTTTACCTCTCAGGCATCAAGATGGTGCACCCCGTTCTGAACGCGCTGCCGCCGGCCATCTATTTCAGCCGCGAAGAGATCGAGAGGAACCCTTCCCTCTCGTCGACGCTCCGTCAACTCACAGCGGAAAGCGAAGCTCCAGCCCCGGGCAGTGAGACGCTGATCCAGCATCTCCTCGATGCGCTCTTTGTGTATATCGTGCGTGCCTGGTCTGCCTCGATCAGCGATAACCTTCCCGGCTGGGCAGCGGCGCTTCGCGATCCTAATCTCTCCCGCGCAGTAACGGCGATTCACGCCTCCCCTGGCCATCCCTGGACGGTACAGACTCTCGCCGCGGAAGCCGGCCAGTCCCGCGCAGCGTTTGCCCGCCATTTCTCCGCAAGGATGGGTGAGGCTCCCCTCGCCTATCTCACACGCTGGCGCATGGTCCTGGCCGCTCGCCTGCTCCTCGGACGTGAGACCAGCCTGGCTGAGGTAGCCGAGCATGTCGGCTATGAATCAGAGTTTGCTTTCAGCCGGGCCTTCAAGCGGACCTACGGCGTCGCGCCGGCAAGCTATCGCAGAACCTGCCTTCGGGATCTGTACCTCACACGCTGA
- a CDS encoding transglycosylase domain-containing protein: protein MRTIVSTVLLIVAIPCVLLSGMWTWAYFSTPAVVTEAYNRELARTAPTIRTAQVPAALLEQIRNARPLSEAVAEALFFFPGQYRPNPIRNLQRRVFASVLDHRLSADEQLQLYINHANFGPLHSGPTTDKDIVGFAAASQAYFDKPLTNLAPEQLQALLDALQHKSIQSAP, encoded by the coding sequence ATGCGAACCATCGTCTCCACAGTGCTGCTGATCGTGGCAATTCCATGTGTTTTGCTGTCAGGCATGTGGACATGGGCATACTTCTCCACACCTGCGGTCGTCACTGAGGCGTATAACCGCGAGCTTGCACGGACCGCGCCAACTATCCGTACAGCGCAGGTACCGGCGGCCCTGCTGGAGCAGATCCGGAATGCGCGTCCCCTATCCGAGGCAGTTGCGGAGGCCCTGTTCTTCTTCCCCGGCCAGTACCGTCCCAATCCGATTCGCAATCTGCAGCGCCGCGTCTTTGCCTCCGTACTCGATCACCGTCTGAGTGCAGACGAGCAATTGCAGCTCTACATCAATCACGCCAACTTCGGACCGCTGCACAGCGGCCCAACGACGGACAAGGATATCGTCGGTTTCGCGGCCGCCTCCCAGGCATATTTCGATAAACCGCTCACGAACCTGGCTCCGGAACAATTGCAGGCACTGCTCGACGCGCTGCAGCACAAATCCATACAATCTGCTCCATGA
- a CDS encoding flavin reductase family protein, which produces MSAEFTSFDLSTMAPGGVYKLLASLVVPRPIAWVVSRSTKGHLNAAPFSFFNMLASDPPVVGVGFGMHSTGADKDTYTNIIETEEFTVHIVTEETAEAMNITAVEAPHHVNEIELAGLTLAPGVAVKTPRILESPAALECRLLQTIQPGRTSKIILGEVVYAHVLTSAFSDLEKLNMDVHAIHQIGRMQGGLGGGYTRTRDTFDIPRPVWKERS; this is translated from the coding sequence ATGAGTGCGGAGTTTACGTCGTTCGATCTTTCGACCATGGCGCCCGGCGGCGTCTATAAGCTACTGGCTTCCCTCGTCGTGCCGCGCCCCATCGCCTGGGTGGTCTCGCGGTCGACCAAGGGGCATCTGAACGCAGCGCCCTTCTCGTTCTTCAATATGCTTGCCTCCGACCCGCCAGTCGTCGGTGTTGGATTTGGAATGCACTCCACTGGAGCGGACAAGGATACCTACACCAACATCATTGAGACCGAAGAGTTCACCGTTCACATCGTGACCGAAGAGACTGCCGAGGCGATGAATATCACGGCGGTGGAGGCTCCTCATCACGTCAATGAGATTGAGCTTGCCGGTCTGACGCTGGCTCCCGGCGTGGCTGTGAAGACCCCACGCATTCTGGAGTCGCCTGCTGCCCTGGAGTGCCGCCTGCTGCAGACCATCCAGCCTGGCCGAACAAGCAAGATCATCCTCGGTGAGGTTGTCTACGCTCACGTACTGACGAGCGCGTTCTCTGATCTGGAGAAGCTGAACATGGACGTCCATGCAATTCACCAGATCGGCCGCATGCAGGGTGGCCTGGGCGGCGGTTATACACGCACGCGCGACACCTTCGATATCCCGCGGCCGGTGTGGAAAGAGCGGTCCTAG
- a CDS encoding anthranilate synthase component II, translating to MVFVLDNYDSFTYNLVQYMGELGAELVIRRNDELSPEEIEALKPSHIVISPGPCTPQDAGVSIDLIRHFAGPARSAGVPILGVCLGHQSIGAAFGATVTRAARLMHGKTSEVEHDGKTVFHGIQTPMTCTRYHSLIVTEESLPPELEVSARTQDPAGSTVMGLRHKTLPIEGVQFHPESVLTADGKKLIANFLKM from the coding sequence ATGGTCTTCGTTCTGGATAACTACGACTCTTTCACCTACAACCTGGTGCAGTACATGGGCGAGCTGGGCGCTGAGCTGGTCATCCGCCGCAACGATGAGCTGTCGCCCGAGGAGATCGAGGCGCTTAAGCCCTCGCATATCGTCATCTCCCCCGGTCCCTGCACGCCGCAGGATGCAGGCGTCTCCATCGATCTGATCCGCCACTTTGCCGGACCTGCCCGAAGTGCCGGTGTGCCGATCCTCGGCGTTTGTCTCGGCCATCAGTCCATCGGCGCGGCCTTTGGCGCCACCGTCACCCGCGCCGCCCGCCTGATGCACGGCAAGACCAGCGAGGTGGAGCATGACGGCAAGACCGTCTTTCACGGCATTCAGACGCCGATGACCTGCACCCGCTACCACTCGCTGATTGTGACCGAGGAGTCGCTGCCGCCCGAGCTGGAAGTCTCCGCGCGCACCCAGGACCCAGCCGGAAGCACGGTCATGGGTCTGCGTCACAAAACTCTACCGATCGAGGGAGTACAGTTTCATCCGGAGTCTGTTCTGACGGCGGACGGCAAAAAGCTGATCGCGAACTTTCTGAAGATGTAA
- a CDS encoding nuclease gives MTARTQHGVGPVRQGIGLAAVFVLLVAVSPAQQPIGTVTTENASISGLVTVSNQKATIANQGSITAAINRTAELTLTRGGVVRVCSTSSIHVSQANSADPPLLLALDRGALEASFQVTASDMLMTPDLRFQASATGELNLHLRVTPNGDTCVDNRSKADAPLLHVTSAFGPEGYFIKPGQHLLFVGGSLTRVIDTETTACGCPPPQPEPVPIPVQIVAEGKPVTPTQAAAEHPFPEAQSAGLAPGPVTAPVPVGEVHTQIATTLSVNGNAPKPVPPPPAPEPQPAEQPKKAATKPASKPNAFTAIGHFFKRIFGGGRQVGVSGS, from the coding sequence ATGACAGCTCGAACACAGCACGGAGTGGGACCGGTCCGGCAAGGCATAGGTCTTGCTGCTGTCTTCGTGCTGTTGGTTGCTGTCTCGCCGGCTCAACAGCCTATTGGCACTGTTACCACCGAGAATGCATCCATCAGCGGTCTGGTCACGGTCTCAAACCAGAAGGCCACGATCGCCAACCAGGGATCGATCACCGCAGCGATCAATCGCACTGCAGAGCTGACACTGACCCGTGGCGGCGTGGTGCGCGTGTGCTCTACCTCGTCGATCCATGTCTCCCAGGCGAACTCCGCCGATCCTCCGCTGCTGCTCGCTCTGGACCGTGGAGCTCTGGAGGCGAGCTTCCAGGTAACTGCTTCTGACATGTTGATGACCCCTGACCTGCGTTTCCAGGCAAGCGCGACAGGTGAGCTCAATCTGCATCTTCGGGTTACCCCCAACGGCGACACCTGCGTGGATAACCGCAGCAAGGCGGATGCTCCCCTGCTCCACGTCACCAGCGCCTTCGGCCCGGAAGGCTACTTCATCAAACCCGGACAGCACCTGCTGTTTGTCGGCGGATCACTGACACGTGTGATCGATACTGAGACCACCGCCTGCGGCTGCCCGCCGCCCCAGCCGGAGCCTGTACCGATCCCGGTTCAGATCGTCGCTGAGGGGAAACCGGTTACACCGACACAAGCCGCCGCCGAACATCCCTTCCCAGAGGCCCAGTCAGCCGGTCTGGCGCCTGGCCCCGTGACTGCTCCAGTGCCTGTTGGAGAGGTACATACCCAGATCGCTACGACGCTCTCCGTGAATGGCAATGCGCCGAAGCCCGTTCCTCCTCCGCCTGCTCCGGAGCCCCAGCCCGCCGAACAACCCAAGAAAGCTGCTACAAAGCCGGCCTCCAAACCAAATGCCTTCACGGCGATTGGGCACTTTTTCAAGCGGATCTTCGGTGGCGGAAGGCAGGTCGGAGTATCGGGGTCTTAG
- a CDS encoding DUF4159 domain-containing protein produces the protein MQLRRITRAGIALALLGVGYAQRGFQHNFREYPSVEYGRSAPLPSDWQKPGEWTFARLMFPGGPLDGYRGRFDGPWQQGLSLWTQDYPKADRDFAASLRRLTRVDARSVEQPVNLENGDEVYDYPWVYAVQVGEWGLTEKQGAKLRDYLMRGGFFMADDCHGSEEEAYFTRTMKMVFPERDLVDIPDNDPAFHVLFDLNDRIQVPGAEHLNTGYKKDGRVAHWKGIYDDKGRLMVAFSLNSDIGDSWEYYDSPWYPLKYSEMGIKLGVNYVIYGMTH, from the coding sequence ATGCAGTTGCGGCGTATAACCCGCGCGGGAATCGCACTTGCGCTGCTCGGCGTTGGGTATGCCCAACGCGGTTTTCAGCATAACTTTCGCGAATATCCCTCCGTGGAGTACGGCCGGAGTGCCCCCCTCCCCTCCGATTGGCAAAAACCAGGAGAGTGGACCTTCGCGCGGCTGATGTTTCCCGGAGGTCCGCTCGACGGCTATCGCGGCCGTTTCGATGGGCCATGGCAGCAAGGACTCTCCCTCTGGACGCAGGACTATCCCAAGGCCGACCGCGACTTCGCCGCAAGTCTGCGCCGGCTGACGCGCGTCGATGCACGCAGCGTCGAACAGCCCGTTAACCTGGAAAACGGCGATGAGGTTTACGACTATCCCTGGGTCTATGCCGTACAGGTCGGCGAGTGGGGACTTACCGAGAAACAGGGCGCCAAGCTCCGTGACTATCTGATGCGTGGAGGCTTCTTCATGGCCGACGACTGTCATGGATCGGAAGAAGAGGCCTACTTCACCCGAACCATGAAGATGGTCTTCCCTGAGCGCGACCTCGTCGACATTCCTGACAACGACCCCGCCTTTCACGTGCTCTTCGATCTGAATGACCGCATCCAGGTACCGGGAGCAGAGCACCTGAACACGGGGTATAAGAAAGACGGTCGTGTCGCGCACTGGAAGGGCATCTACGACGACAAAGGCAGACTGATGGTGGCGTTCAGCCTCAACTCTGATATCGGCGACTCATGGGAATACTACGACTCGCCATGGTATCCGCTGAAGTATTCAGAGATGGGCATCAAGCTCGGCGTAAATTATGTCATCTATGGGATGACGCACTAG
- a CDS encoding aldo/keto reductase, which produces MEKVKLGSQGAIVSRIGLGCMGMSEFYGDRNDTESAATLLRSLDLGITFLDTADVYGFGDNEVLVGQTIKPRRDEVFLATKFANLRKREDPAYWEVSGRPEYVHQAIDASLQRLELDYVDLYYQHRVDPNVPIEETVGAMAELVTAGKVKYLGLSEAGPETIRRAHKVHPITALQTEYSLWERDVEDEILATVRELGIGFVPYSPLGRGFLTGTIKDTSTLDASDSRAARYPRFSGDNLDKNLLLVAKLEELAVKKGVKPSQLAIAWVLAQGSDLVPIPGTKRRKYLEENAAAVEIQFTTEELAEIEAAVPKGAVSGDRYNATGMKTINR; this is translated from the coding sequence ATGGAAAAGGTTAAGCTTGGCTCTCAGGGTGCTATCGTCTCTCGCATCGGTCTCGGCTGCATGGGAATGAGTGAGTTCTATGGCGATCGCAACGATACGGAATCAGCCGCAACCCTGCTGCGATCGCTCGATCTCGGCATCACCTTCCTCGACACCGCGGATGTCTATGGCTTCGGCGACAACGAGGTTCTCGTCGGCCAGACCATCAAGCCTCGCCGCGATGAGGTCTTTCTGGCGACCAAATTCGCAAATCTGCGCAAGCGCGAAGATCCAGCCTACTGGGAAGTCTCCGGACGTCCCGAGTACGTACATCAGGCGATCGACGCTTCACTGCAGCGCCTCGAGCTCGACTATGTCGATCTCTACTATCAACACCGTGTCGATCCGAATGTGCCGATTGAAGAGACCGTCGGCGCCATGGCTGAGCTGGTTACGGCAGGCAAGGTAAAGTATCTCGGTCTTTCCGAAGCGGGTCCGGAGACGATTCGCCGCGCACACAAGGTACACCCCATCACCGCGCTGCAGACGGAGTACTCACTCTGGGAACGCGACGTGGAAGATGAGATCCTCGCCACCGTGCGTGAGCTCGGTATCGGCTTTGTGCCTTACTCTCCGCTAGGCCGTGGCTTCCTTACCGGAACGATCAAAGATACGTCGACACTTGATGCTTCCGACTCGCGGGCGGCGCGGTATCCGCGCTTCTCGGGAGACAACCTGGACAAGAACCTCCTCCTGGTGGCGAAGCTCGAAGAGCTGGCGGTGAAGAAGGGCGTCAAGCCCAGCCAGCTTGCGATTGCATGGGTGCTGGCGCAGGGCAGTGATCTTGTTCCGATTCCTGGTACGAAACGCCGCAAGTATCTGGAAGAAAATGCAGCAGCAGTTGAGATTCAATTCACAACAGAAGAGCTGGCGGAGATTGAAGCTGCGGTTCCGAAAGGCGCCGTTTCAGGCGATCGATATAACGCCACGGGAATGAAAACCATCAACAGGTGA
- a CDS encoding cold-shock protein, with translation MEQGIVKWFNDAKGFGFISRQSGEDVFVHHRAIKSNGFRSLQEGQTVRFNVVKGQKGWQAEDVEVVS, from the coding sequence ATGGAACAAGGAATCGTGAAGTGGTTCAACGATGCAAAGGGATTTGGTTTTATCAGCCGTCAGAGCGGTGAGGATGTTTTCGTTCATCATAGAGCGATCAAAAGCAACGGATTCCGTAGCCTGCAGGAAGGTCAGACAGTACGTTTCAACGTAGTGAAAGGCCAAAAGGGCTGGCAGGCCGAAGACGTTGAAGTTGTCTCTTAA